The following proteins come from a genomic window of Takifugu rubripes chromosome 11, fTakRub1.2, whole genome shotgun sequence:
- the cog6 gene encoding conserved oligomeric Golgi complex subunit 6 yields MADAKVDISADSSTITQNQNAQSQTNNPLSRKLNKILETRLDNDKEMLEALKALSVFFTENSLRTRRNLRGDIERRSLAINEEFAQIFKAVKEELESVNEDVQAMSECCDEMTNRLKAAKEQTQDLIVKTNKFQGENHRLEVRAQVVQAFLGKFQLATEEMATLRGARDAPITEDFFKALRRVKHIHEDVKILLRTNQQTAGLEIMEQMAVLQETSYELLYRWAQNECRGLTQENCDIGPVLTEAMEALQDRPVLYKYTLDEFGTARRSAVVRGFIDALTRGGPGGTPRPIEMHSHDPMRYVGDMLAWLHQATASEREHLEALLKHVTHHGVEDNMQEVVGHVTEGVCRPLKVRIEQVIVADPGAVLLHKLSNLLKFYHHTISSIIGTSAVSLLVTIEEMHILSKKMFFNSLSLHASRLMDKVELPPADLGPTGSLTQTLSLLREVLASHDSSVVPLDARQADFAQVLSCILDPLLQLCTVSASNLGTADMACYMVNSLYVMKTTLALFEFTDKRLEMLEFQIEAHLDTLINEQASYVLTRAGLSYIYSCVQQHCAEQGPLSLLPSLDGSSVKTAMVQFDRYLSSPDTLVMPQLNFLLSAAIKEQIFRQSTELVCRAYGEVYTALTSPSNGYKDPETLVPRSPKQVQTLLC; encoded by the exons ATGGCTGATGCTAAAGTAGACATTTCAGCGGATAGTTCCACTATAACACAGAACCAAAATGCACAATCACAAACCAACAATCCTCTGTCAAGGAAGCTAAACAAAATATTGGAGACAAGACTTGACAATGACAAG GAGATGCTGGAAGCTTTGAAGGCACTTTCAGTGTTCTTCACTGAGAACAGTTTGAGAACCAGAAGGAATCTTCGTGGGGACATTGAGAGACGCAGCCTGGCAATTAATGAGGAATTCGCACAAATATTCAAAGCAGTAAAGGAG GAGCTTGAAAGTGTTAATGAGGATGTACAGGCCATGAGTGAATGTTGTGATGAAATGACCAACAGATTAAAG GCTGCTAAGGAGCAAACTCAAGACCTCATAGTGAAAACCAACAAGTTCCAGGGTGAAAA TCATCGCCTGGAGGTGAGAGCTCAGGTTGTTCAGGCGTTCCTGGGCAAGTTTCAGCTGGCGACTGAAGAGATGGCAACCCTCCGTGGGGCTCGAGACGCACCTATTACTGAG GATTTCTTTAAAGCCCTCAGACGAGTGAAACACATCCACGAGGATGTGAAAATCCTCCTGCGGACCAACCAGCAAACCGCAGG GTTGGAGATCATGGAGCAGATGGCTGTGTTACAGGAGACATCTTATGAGCTGCTCTACCGCTGGGCTCAGA ATGAATGCAGAGGCCTAACACAGGAGAACTGTGACATCGGCCCCGTGCTGACTGAAGCTATGGAAGCCTTGCAGGACCGACCTGTCCTTTACAA GTACACCCTGGATGAATTTGGAACTGCGCGCAGGTCTGCGGTGGTGCGAGGCTTCATTGATGCCCTCACCCGCGGAGGGCCTGGAGGAACGCCACGGCCCATAGAGATGCATTCACATGACCCAATGAG GTATGTTGGGGACATGCTCGCTTGGCTGCACCAAGCCACCGCATCAGAGCGAGAACACCTAGAAGCTCTTCTGAAACACGTCACTCATCACG GTGTGGAGGATAACATGCAGGAGGTGGTTGGACACGTCACTGAGGGTGTCTGCAGGCCGCTTAAG GTTCGAATTGAACAGGTCATTGTTGCTGACCCTGGCGCCGTCCTGCTGCACAAACTCTCCAACCTGCTCAAGTTCTACCACCACACCATCAG CTCTATTATTGGAACCAGTGCGGTTTCTTTACTCGTCACTATTGAAGAAATGCACATCCTCAGCAAAAAGATGTTCTTCAATAGCCTGAGCCTTCATGCAAGCAGGCTTATGGATAAG GTGGAGCTCCCACCTGCAGACTTGGGGCCAACAGGCTCTCTTACACAGaccctctccctcctcagggAGGTGCTGGCCTCCCATGATTCCTCAGTGGTTCCTCTGGATGCTCGCCAGGCTGACTTTGCTCAG GTGCTGTCTTGCATCCTGGATCCCCTCCTACAGTTGTGCACCGTGTCAGCCAGTAACCTGGGCACTGCCGACATGGCCTGCTATATGGTCAACTCCCTGTACGTCATGAAGACAACGCTGGCTCTCTTTGAGTTCACAGACAAACGTCTGGAGATGCTCGAGTTCCAG ATCGAGGCTCATCTTGACACTCTCATCAACGAGCAGGCGTCATACGTGCTGACGAGAGCTGGGCTCAGTTACATCTACAGCTGCGTGCAGCAGCACTGTGCTGAGCAG GGGCCGCTGTCGCTGCTCCCCAGTTTGGACGGCTCTTCTGTTAAAACAGCAATG GTCCAGTTTGACCGGTACCTGTCATCTCCAGACACGCTGGTGATGCCACAGCTCAACTTCCTGCTCAGCGCGGCCATCAA